The Ziziphus jujuba cultivar Dongzao chromosome 7, ASM3175591v1 genome includes a region encoding these proteins:
- the LOC125423709 gene encoding uncharacterized protein LOC125423709 — protein sequence MIGNKNNKLGCAKPMNLNYQAMIAMLDFNLKRKKIKIKTIKFVKFVSRAYEIYFVSMCLQKGGPRLAIHIHIHIYIERFYGQERPDGVSCGPEAKPMQNQLFLEEPIFFFFFVCNVCFSPERKINVFFLCSVCFLRIRMQLYSDGLDCRRTLHVYIYIYIYIYIESFYGQDRSDEKGAVQKRGKLLSHWITMSLMNGSDYFLSYVRNNCWKFCIHLTFPLFISCLACTTFSHISGCLKFPTHHHELFTKWCSQKARLDHFKNPLTISKIPNPSESTIVLNAARPPAVPYSGLKGKKKKRRKKHG from the exons ATGATTGGCAATAAGAATAACAAGCTAGGGTGTGCCAAACCAATGAACCTTAATTACCAGGCCATGATAGCCATGCTAGATTTcaatttgaaaaggaaaaaaataaaaataaaaactataaaattcgTGAAGTTCGTAAGCAGAGCATATGAAATCTATTTTGTAAGCATGTGCCTTCAAAAGGGCGGTCCACGATTGgccatacatatacatatacatatatatatagagagattcTATGGTCAGGAGCGACCGGATGGAGTTTCATGCGGACCAGAAGCAAAGCCGATGCAAAATCAGCTGTTTTTAGAAgaaccgatttttttttttttttttgtgtgtaacGTCTGCTTTTCTCCTGAGAGAAAAATTAACGTTTTTTTCTTGTGTAGCGTCTGCTTTTTGCGGATCCGCATGCAACTCTATTCGGACGGTCTTGACTGTAGAAGAActctacatgtatatatatatatatatatatatatatatatagagtcctTCTATGGTCAGGACCGATCGGACGAAAAAGGTGCGGTCCAAAAACGTGGGAAATTGCTCAGCCATTGGATTACAATGAGTCTCATGAATGGCTCAGATTACTTTTTGTCATACGTGAGAAATAATTGCTGGAAATTTTGCATTCATTTAACATTCCCGCTATTCATTTCTTGCCTCGCATGCACCACATTTTCACACATATCTGGCTGTTTAAAATTTCCCACTCATCATCATGAATTGTTCACCAAATGGTGTAGCCAGAAGGCCCGACTTGACCATTTCAAAAATCCATTGACCATTTCAAAAATCCCAAATCCTTCTGAATCGACCATCGTTTTGAACGCCGCACGGCCGCCGGCAGTACCATACTCGGggttaaag ggaaaaaaaaaaaaaaggagaaagaaacatggatag